One Egibacteraceae bacterium DNA window includes the following coding sequences:
- the nusA gene encoding transcription termination factor NusA, which produces MKVEIEALRSIEREKGIGFDTVIEALESALASAYKRSDGDAEEARVVIDRVSGDVTVYAQELDDDGNVVNEWVDTPHDFGRIVAQTAKQVLMQRLREAERELTYGEYSGKEGDLVTGTIQIHDNRVTVLDLGNAEAVLPYAEQVPTEPYEHGTRLRAYIVEVRRSIKGPQIICSRTHPNLVQELFRLEVPEIAQGLVQIRGIAREAGYRTKIGVSSTDPAIDPVGACVGARGTRVRAIVEELNEEKIDIINWSDEPAALVANALSPAKVAEVYLYPEDATALVVVPDYQLSLAIGREGQNARLAARLTGWRIDIKSETQFAEEQAAFQEAYERGEVDEHGNPVAAAPAADTPEVDAPPGPTSTPAAEPPAAEPGTDEPPAAEPGTDAGAPASQQEM; this is translated from the coding sequence GTGAAGGTCGAGATTGAGGCGTTGCGCAGCATCGAGCGTGAGAAGGGCATTGGCTTCGACACGGTGATCGAGGCGCTGGAGAGCGCGCTGGCGAGCGCCTACAAGCGCTCCGACGGCGACGCCGAGGAGGCGCGCGTCGTCATCGACCGCGTGAGCGGTGACGTCACCGTCTACGCCCAGGAGCTCGACGACGACGGCAACGTCGTCAACGAGTGGGTGGACACGCCCCACGACTTCGGACGCATCGTGGCCCAGACCGCGAAGCAGGTCCTCATGCAGCGCCTTCGGGAAGCCGAGCGCGAGCTCACCTACGGCGAGTACTCCGGCAAGGAGGGGGACCTCGTCACGGGCACCATCCAGATCCACGACAACCGGGTGACGGTCCTGGACCTCGGCAATGCCGAGGCCGTGCTGCCCTACGCCGAGCAGGTCCCCACCGAGCCCTACGAGCACGGGACCCGGCTGCGCGCCTACATCGTCGAGGTCCGCCGGTCCATCAAAGGCCCCCAGATCATCTGCAGCCGCACGCACCCGAACCTCGTGCAGGAGCTGTTCCGCCTCGAGGTCCCCGAGATCGCCCAGGGCCTGGTGCAGATCCGCGGCATCGCCCGCGAGGCGGGCTACCGCACGAAGATCGGGGTCTCCTCGACCGACCCGGCGATCGACCCGGTGGGCGCCTGCGTCGGGGCGCGTGGCACCCGCGTCCGCGCCATCGTCGAGGAGCTCAACGAAGAGAAGATCGACATCATCAACTGGTCCGACGAGCCGGCTGCGCTCGTCGCCAACGCGCTGTCGCCGGCCAAGGTCGCGGAGGTCTACCTGTACCCCGAGGACGCCACCGCGTTGGTGGTCGTCCCCGACTACCAGTTGTCCCTGGCGATCGGTCGTGAGGGCCAGAACGCCCGCCTCGCCGCGCGCCTCACCGGCTGGCGCATCGACATCAAGAGCGAGACCCAGTTCGCCGAGGAGCAGGCGGCCTTCCAGGAGGCGTACGAGCGCGGGGAGGTCGACGAGCACGGCAACCCCGTCGCGGCCGCCCCTGCGGCGGACACGCCCGAGGTGGATGCGCCGCCAGGCCCGACGTCGACGCCCGCCGCCGAGCCGCCCGCCGCCGAGCCGGGCACGGACGAGCCGCCCGCCGCCGAGCCGGGCACGGACGCGGGCGCCCCCGCCAGTCAGCAGGAGATGTAG
- a CDS encoding type IV toxin-antitoxin system AbiEi family antitoxin domain-containing protein, translating into MSTPTRKPQSPRARAAKTAAENRRIITRQQALDAGLTPRQVEGLLATGEWSQMHRGVYLVGDAPPDWETRCVAAVRAAERCPNTGRKRVVAVSHRAALVCHGLRGPETALPEITVVGDNRPRLSGVKVHRACVLEECDVQVVEGIPVTTGARMLCDLAGVLPEAKFVALLDDTICARVARRKQVCERARQLRPGRPPLARLIALTEPGAEGTFRSYLERTSAQAVAAAGLPPPRWNVAVHDELGKIGVVDAIWDGIPLIVEFEGLRFHSQPAERQRDAERFNRLTDIARVRRFTYRDVMERPEYVIASLREALDAGPARGAGSTEE; encoded by the coding sequence ATGAGCACGCCGACGCGCAAACCCCAGTCCCCAAGAGCACGTGCGGCCAAGACCGCCGCCGAGAACCGGCGCATCATCACCCGTCAGCAGGCGCTGGACGCCGGGCTCACCCCGCGACAGGTCGAGGGGCTGCTCGCGACCGGCGAGTGGTCCCAGATGCATCGCGGCGTCTATCTGGTCGGGGACGCGCCACCGGACTGGGAGACCCGCTGCGTGGCTGCCGTTCGGGCTGCTGAACGCTGTCCGAACACCGGGAGGAAGCGGGTGGTGGCGGTGTCTCACCGCGCGGCGCTCGTCTGCCACGGCCTGCGGGGACCGGAAACGGCCTTGCCGGAGATCACCGTGGTCGGCGACAACCGACCCAGGTTGAGCGGCGTGAAGGTCCACCGTGCCTGCGTCCTGGAGGAGTGCGATGTCCAGGTCGTCGAGGGCATCCCGGTCACGACCGGAGCGCGGATGCTGTGCGATCTCGCCGGTGTGCTCCCCGAAGCCAAGTTCGTGGCGTTGCTCGATGACACGATCTGTGCACGGGTCGCCAGGCGCAAGCAGGTCTGCGAGCGCGCGCGGCAACTGCGGCCCGGCCGGCCACCACTCGCTCGGCTGATCGCGCTCACGGAACCGGGCGCCGAGGGCACCTTTCGGTCGTACCTGGAGCGCACAAGCGCGCAGGCGGTCGCCGCTGCTGGGCTCCCCCCACCGCGCTGGAACGTCGCTGTCCATGACGAGCTTGGGAAGATCGGGGTCGTGGACGCCATCTGGGACGGGATCCCCCTCATCGTCGAGTTCGAGGGACTGCGGTTCCACAGCCAACCCGCCGAGCGCCAACGTGACGCCGAGCGCTTCAACCGTTTGACCGACATCGCCCGCGTCCGCCGCTTCACCTACCGCGACGTGATGGAGCGTCCTGAGTACGTGATCGCCTCACTGCGAGAAGCGCTCGACGCCGGCCCTGCTCGAGGAGCGGGCTCCACCGAAGAGTGA
- the rimP gene encoding ribosome maturation factor RimP, producing MANQQETVRALAEPLARDSDVDLVDVQVKGSGPRRIVRVIVDRKGGVDLATCQLLSRELSARLDETDPIEDRYALEVTSPGVDHPLTGQRSFERVAGRDVLVHRDGGDGRVLQLRGRVVAADEEAVVLHTQAEQVRVRYDEIVKATQCLPW from the coding sequence ATGGCCAACCAGCAGGAGACGGTGCGCGCGCTCGCGGAGCCACTGGCGCGCGACAGCGACGTGGATCTGGTGGACGTGCAGGTGAAGGGCTCGGGTCCGCGGCGGATCGTGCGGGTGATCGTCGACCGCAAGGGCGGCGTGGACCTCGCCACCTGCCAGCTCCTGTCACGGGAGCTCTCCGCGCGCCTGGACGAGACCGATCCGATCGAGGACCGCTACGCGCTCGAGGTCACGTCGCCGGGTGTGGATCATCCCCTGACCGGCCAGCGCTCCTTCGAGCGCGTGGCGGGGCGGGACGTGCTGGTCCACCGCGACGGTGGCGACGGCCGTGTCCTGCAGCTGCGGGGACGGGTCGTGGCCGCCGACGAGGAGGCGGTGGTGCTCCACACGCAGGCGGAGCAGGTGCGGGTGCGCTACGACGAGATCGTCAAGGCGACCCAGTGTCTGCCCTGGTGA
- a CDS encoding PPOX class F420-dependent oxidoreductase, which yields MPLLTADLAREFLAERRRGVLATIRSSDGRPQLSNIAYAVLGDTVAISVTAGRAKVANARRDPRVSLHVTSDDFWTYVVAEGRADLSPQARQPGDATCRRLLELYEAAAGKAHPDPDEFFQAMVDDRRLVLSFAPTRMYPLQ from the coding sequence ATGCCGCTGCTGACCGCCGACCTGGCCAGAGAGTTCCTGGCCGAGCGCCGTCGCGGGGTGCTGGCCACCATCAGGTCGTCGGATGGCCGCCCGCAGCTGTCCAACATCGCCTACGCCGTGCTGGGCGACACCGTCGCCATCTCCGTGACGGCAGGGCGGGCGAAGGTCGCGAACGCTCGCCGTGATCCACGGGTCAGCTTGCACGTGACCAGCGACGACTTCTGGACCTACGTGGTGGCGGAGGGGCGGGCGGACCTGTCCCCGCAGGCGCGGCAACCCGGCGACGCCACCTGCCGACGGCTCCTGGAGCTCTACGAGGCGGCGGCCGGCAAGGCCCACCCCGACCCCGACGAGTTCTTCCAGGCCATGGTGGACGACCGCCGGCTGGTGCTGTCCTTCGCTCCAACCCGGATGTACCCTCTCCAGTAG